In the Afipia sp. GAS231 genome, CGTCGCCAGATAGACCGAAACGAACCGCATGTCCGAGAAGATGGCCCATCGCCCGGCGTGGAGTTCCGACTGGTGCCTTGTCACACCCAGACGGATCGAGCCATGTGCGGTGTACGCCGGTGATGTGTCCCTGGAGGTCGGTAACAGCCGCGATCATCGCAGGCCAAATTTCGGCTGTGGTGCCTGCCTCGGGACGGTAGTAGCAACGCGGATGGAACCGCAGGCTGTCGATGCCATGCAAGTTGATTATGCCGCGTTGACGTAGATAGGTCTCCACTATGGTGCCGGAAATCGGGCTCGACATGGCGAAGAGCCGCCGCGCAGATTCCAGTGAGCCGGTCGGTACTGTTGACAGATGCCGCCGACAGTCCGGCCCGGGTTCGGATCGCGGCAGACCCAGGAAGCGGCGTGCCTCGTCGGCGACGTCGCGGAAGTCGAGAAGACCGCAGGTTTCGCGAATGATGTCGAGGAGATCGCCGTGCTCGCCCGTTGCGGCGTCAGTCCATTTGCCGGCTGGTCGTTTCGGCAACTCCCTCAACCGAACGAACATGGAGCGGCCCGGCGTGTTTCTGACATCGCCGACTAACCAGTAGCTCCCCTGGCGCCTTCCGTTCGAAAGATAGTGGCGACACACCGCCTCGGCATCGCGCGCAAGACGGTGCACCAGTTCGGAAGCGTCGCGCGGCATCACCCGACTTCCCGCTCGCTGATGCACGCGATACTGGTACGCTGTGGTACCTCGGCGGAGACGCCAATACCGGCCGCGTCAATGGGTAA is a window encoding:
- a CDS encoding toprim domain-containing protein: MPRDASELVHRLARDAEAVCRHYLSNGRRQGSYWLVGDVRNTPGRSMFVRLRELPKRPAGKWTDAATGEHGDLLDIIRETCGLLDFRDVADEARRFLGLPRSEPGPDCRRHLSTVPTGSLESARRLFAMSSPISGTIVETYLRQRGIINLHGIDSLRFHPRCYYRPEAGTTAEIWPAMIAAVTDLQGHITGVHRTWLDPSGCDKAPVGTPRRAMGHLLGHAVRFGLSGDVMAAGEGIETMLSLRCAVPSMAMVAALSAAHLAAFLFPATLRRIYIVRDDDRAGDGAVAGLFDRAQSAGIEAMVLSPQDGDFNEDLRNSDISALRAALRIQLTPEDVGRFLSTGA